TACACTTGCTATTTTTTCTGCTTTGAAACAGCTTGTGGTTCTGGACTGTTAGCTGCTAAGGGCAGGAAGTTTTTGTCTGACATTGCAGCAGCACTGAATATTTTAGTACTGAATGAGTGATTTGCAGCAAACGCAGCATGCGAAGCTCCCTCCTAGCAAGGTTGTCTCTGGGAGCTTTCTACCAGCTCATTGGCCTTCCACTGGTAGCTAGATATCCAGCAATTCTATTGTACAGGTGCTGAGCACAGCTTTCTCTCTGACACTGTTCTGTACCCTAGATAGGCTGCTGCCACTTTAATTGTGGTGCCAGTGTTTTAGCAACTGGACCCCCTAGTATAGCCACAGCTCAGCTAGCAGGAGTTTTTCTGCCACCAGATCTGTATTAGTTATTCAAAGGACAAACTGTAGGGAGAAGATGCCCTCTGCCAGCAGAGCTGCTTGTGCCCTGGTGTTTTGCTGCCCCAGCTACGTGACTACAGGGTGTGAACTCTACTCATTGCAGCCATCAGTTCTAAGGGCAGAACTCTGTCATATAGATGAGAGCTAAGCTCCTTAGTGTTGCATGGCTTTTACATTTACTGAGATGAGAGCTATTTGCACCTTCTTTGAGATGGTTTGCCCAAAGGCTTAATGCCTCAGATGCCTTTTATTAATGACCCCTAGAAAAAAGGCACCACTAGTCAGTGATAAGAATTACTGCAGAATTTTTGTGGCAGCACCATTTTGATTAGAACTAGGCACTTACCCAAATTGTTCTAAGCCTTGATGCCAGGCTTGGCAACAGCTTGGTATCTCAGATGGGCAGCAGTGTTCTTTCAGGGGGTTTAGTAAAAGGTCTAGCATCTGAGTGATGTTCTCAGTGCTGTGGTTGGAGAAGGatgtcacagctgctgcagttctAGTCTTTCCTGTCAGGAGCTGCAGAACAAATTGGAGCTATGGAGTCATCTTGCTGGAGGGGGTTAAGGGACCAAGGAGCACTAGACCTGGAGCAATTGATTACCATATATGAGCCGTgctctttgattaaaaaaaaaagcaaagacacATTTAGAACAGATACATTTATTCTCGCATATATCTTTACAGCTGATTAGTCAGAACAAGCTCCAGAAAGCAATATCTACAGAAGCTCCTTCTCCTGCTAGCAAGATGGAGAATTTGCTGATCCTATATTAGGAGTCTTTCTGGCTGCTTACCTGTTTTCAGTGACAAGGTGACTATGAATGCCCATCGCACTAGAGCTATTGGGAAAGAAACCCACCAGAAAAAGGAACATCCTTAATCTTCATTTCTAGGATCTCCGCTTGTGATATGGGTTAAACACTCCAGTTTCTCTCTTCGGACAGGTTCTCAATTCCTCAGCTATAGCTTTGAAATGTGGGAGCTGCCTTCCCATCCAGACTGTCCAGTAACCCATGAACCATGCATGTTCCGTCCACCTTGAttcccacaccttctgtagtctCAATTATGTTCCAAAAATAGTAAGTCTCTGTGTTGCCAAGTAAAGTGGTTTCTTTTACCAGGATGAGGTGCGTGATAAACAGCAGGAGAAAAATTTCTAGAGTAGTCTGGTGAATGGAAATGCTTCTCTTTATTCCAGCAGGTGGTTGGGTGACTGACAGCTCTGTAAGAAAGGACAGGAGCAGCCTGTGGTGGGTAAGGCAGGACAATAAGACAAACCCTCAGAGTAAGGGATACAATGGTATCCCTTCCTCTGTTAGGGCTAAAAAACTGTCAGTCCTGCTGATTAACTCAATAAATGAAATGGCAGGTGCTTTCAAATAGTGTAATCTCTGGGATTCTGTTTCCTGAGGGTCTGCAGCACATCCTCAAGGAGTGATAGCCCCAAGTCCACTTTGAAGGAAAAGAAGGGGTCAGACGGATCATAAAGAGGTGAGCCAGTCTGGGAGCCTCTCTCAGCAGTCCCCCAGTCTGTAGCCTGGTCCTTGTGGATGTGAGCCTGTTGCGTTTGAGTAGCTTTGTGGTACTGATGGTTGGCACTGGAAAAGGAGACGTCTTTAGAGGGGGAATCTGTGTGGTCGATTATGTTGGGGCAGCTGGAACTGTCCAGGTACAGCCGGGGAGGCTTGGGAGGTGCCTGTGCCTTGGCAAGGTTTTGCTCACTCTGGCATGACAAGTATTCCGATTTGTCCTTCAGGTCCCTTAGTTCCCTCTTATGGTACTGCCCATCGTTGTCAATTGTGTTGCTATTCTGATTCAAGATGATGACTTGATTTCCCAGCTTTTTATGCCTCCTGAGTGAAAAACGCTTGAAGAACGTTGAGGATTTAATGGATCCTCTCCGCCAAGTATCCATGGTGAGATGAGGAAAGGAAGATCAGTCTCAGGACTCTAATGGCACGATTAGTGAAAACTCAGTCAGGAACAGTCTCCTACCTTCAACTCTGGTAgctggaaggaaaagaaatcaaAAGAGGCTGGTATTATAGGAAATACAAATTCATCCCTACCACATCCCTATGGTAAGGTGTCGCTAGCCCATTTTGTTTATATGGAAATCTACCTTTTTAGTATAGAAGGGAATATGAGATCTGTGTGTATTGATCTGTGCTGCAGATCTTAACTAATGAAGAGCAGTAAGTGGAGGTAGTCACAATGAGAGCAAATTCACCCAACATCTAGAACAAAAGGGCACTTAATGCCATGGTAACCAGGCACTTTCATGGTGAAAGGCACAATACAAAAACTGCACTAGGTGGATAGGAAGGGGATTCATTAGCCCATTCACACAGGACAGTGAAAGAAATAGTCTGAGAGGAATTTGAAATGAGCAAACATTAGAAAAAATGAATTTAGAAGAGGGACTTACCTTGTATTGGAGCAGGGCAGAGTTAGGCAGGTAGAAAGGAGAGGTAGCTGAAGCACTTAGTACAGAGAACCACACCAGACGCTGCTTGTATGTTGGGAGCAGCAACTCCAGGCAGGGCTAAGTTGGTTTGGAAACGGCTGTTAAAATCCACCAAATCTCTTTCTCttcatctctctcttctcttccgtCTCTTGTCACTGCTTCCCAGGCTGCAGTTCCTTGTGCATATGTATTTGTTTTGAGCCAAACCCTTGCTGAGTCAGCCACGTCAGAAACTGGGTTTTACACTATTGGTAATTGCCAGGATTGCAGGAAGTAGGTGTGTAGAATGGTGAAGCATCAGCCCACACTGCCTGAGGAGAAGGCAAGATTCCTGAGAGGCACTTGAATTGAGGGACCTGTCaacatgattttttcccccctcagcaGCACTTTGATTCTCCCTCTATAGCTCTACCTAAAGATATTTCTGACAGAGCTGGCTGTGTCACTGAGATCCACagatggaggggaagggttgTGCCTCTTATTTTTAACACTAGAATGCGAGGTAGAGATAAACACATTCTGGTATTGGTGACTCACATGCAAGAGCCTCGTGCTGGCTAATTAATCAAGCCAGGCAGATGGCAAAAAGGAATCTGTGCTCATTGGAGAAGGGCTTCAGGTTTAGCTGGAAAGCATCCTAGTTCATCTGCAGACAGTTCATTTTATTTGGCCCAAGTATGGCCTGTCTTGGGTATTAACTACATCCTTGCTGTTGTCTCATGGTATCAGTTATTAATATATATAGTTGCTAAGATACTACCTACAGTGTAACATCCTCCAAGCTTCCCATTCTGAGAGTTCAGTTAGTTCTGTATCCTCCTGGTATCTCGTATTATCCCTCAGCTAGAGGAGCCTCCTTCCTGGGATACGATGGTGAATTCACACCTGCTGACTTCCTTGCAGGTGCCTAGTTTTGCTTTAAGAGGCTTTTCATGCCTCACTGTCATAGCCACATTCAATATTGGTTTGGACAGCTTTGAATATATCTGATAAATGTGAAATTTGCTCTCttcattttcagtttttctttttggtCAGGAAGGCTTTTTACCTTTTGAGCATCAAGTGAAGAAGACAAGTGTCTCAAAGCTTTGCAGTATCTTGAATAAACCTTGAAGTGAGGGGGGGCATATTCATACTAAAAATTCTGCAGTGAACCTTGGATTAAATACTGAGGCTTGAGGTATCATCACTAGAGTGGTTCCTCACTGTTAATACCAATGTGTTTTTGTCAGAAAAGCAAAGGATTCTCAAACACATGGGAGCAGATCTGGCAGGTGCTAATTTTATACAGCCACTTCTGAGTAAACGCACTTTAGGGAGGCTTACATTTTACAGTGGTTTTTGGTTCTGTAACTGGCAAGATACATGCAAGACTGCACCAGAGTTTTAATTACATGGTATGCTTGGCATCAGATGCTAATGATGCTATAGAACTTGAACAAGTTACCCAGTGTGCTTTTATTGTACTTGGACAGTATTTGAAATGGCAAGAGTTTAATTCTTGCGGGAAGGCTGTCTCAGAAATTCAGTAAAAGAAGAGTGTCTTTTAGCATACCAGATTTACTTTGAAATGGTTTGTACTACTGTGACCAAGAACAATAAATCTAGGATTAGCAGTAAAAACTTGAGTGAAGAACAGAAAACAGATATCACTGAAAAATGCTATTAATTCAGAATACCTTACATCTGAAGTTGTTTTCCTTTGCTTGAAGGAAACCAAGAGAGAAGATTCCTTCATTTAGTCCCTTTGTATATTAGACAGTATGTTATACATGACTTTCAGTTGGTTGTGTGAATCTTCTGTGTAGAAGAACCCCATAAACTTAGGAAAATGGAGCAAGGGGCAGGCATAAATATTGACCAGATAAAGTCAACCATGCCCCTTTAAGACACCAGCACAATGTGCCAGCCTAGTGCAttgtttctttctgtttgtttaaaAGTGTTGCAGTGGTTGTGAATTTGCTGAATTCCAGTGTGTGTAAGTCCTTCCTCACATTTGGCAGAATGCAATGCAAGCTTCTCTATGCTACCCCAAGCCTTGCCTTGACATGGTGGGACACGCTGTAGAACCTGGGAGGGGAGGacgggaagagggaagggaagggaaggaaaaggaattaATCTCCATACGCTGTTCCAGccttttctctgctgctgctgccagtgaggATATCTATCATAGTGCAGACACTTGTCTGTTGGCTACTTCCAGTAGCAAATTTCTCTTCTAACCTGATGTGGTGCATAGCTCTGTTAGTCTATTGCCCTAGTGGTGCTGGAATAACAGCTGTAGACCTTTCCATTCAAAATGTCATAGGGGTGTCTCATGGAGTAATGAGGAGGATTTCTGGGAATCATAAGCCTGGGATATAGGATGGTTTTGACCACCTGGGTCCTCTCACGCTCTCATTCTGTAGGGTTCCGTGCTCTCGGAGCGGGATTACGAAAGCTTGGTGATGATGCGGATGCGCCAAGCAGCTGAGAGACAGCACCTGATTGAGCAGCTCCAGCGGGAAGATGAAGAAGAGTCTCATACCTAGCATGGAGAAGtagttccctgcccctgccccccaccccattccaccTTCTTCCTCCCAACCCCTACCCTTcgttaaaaaaaattgttctcttaatttaaatcaataaaccttgttttttaagaaaaatggCTATAGGAATCTTTTCTTGGGGCAGGGCTGAAGGCATACTATCTTTCAAGTCTGCACAGCTCTCACATAATTTCTTCCCTTATTAGGAAAAGGCAGAACAGATGtcatagtcttttttttttttttatggcagctgCACCATAGCTGAGGACCTAATTTCTGAGGGGTGCCAGCTCAAAGGACTCCAAGACATTGTGGCTGCTTGAGGCCTATCAAGATTAGGTCTGGGAATTTCACATGGGAGGTAAGAGTGTTTTAGGTAACTTTTTCACTGACATAGCTGTGATAATTCAGAGTGGCCCATGGAAAGGAGTCAGGCTCTTTACATTACCTTTTTATTAGTTTTATTAGTTTATCCACCAGCAGCAGTCGATCATACATACAGCTCAAGTCAATCCATCAGTGACCTGCGGTTGGTAAGATTACATAGCCAAAACATGAAATATTCACAGGGCCTTATTTCAATGATCTACTGCCCAAAGATATTTCTGCAGTTTTTCCAGTTATGCTGGAATGGTTCTTTTGGGGATGACAGAGTCTGACCAGAGAAACCTTAATTAGGAGTGCACCAATATTTCAGTTGGCTATctgatcggcaccaataaaaggagaaatgacattATTAGCTATCAGCTTTTTTGGTCATTGTAGCTGATAATTATGGCCACGTCTGGAGCACCCTGGTGAGCGTGGTCCAGGCTTTGCatcctgctgccagcctgagcccacaACAGACTACAGGTCCCAGCGAGCAGCAGGAGTAGGCACTTGAGGAGTGGTCACAGGGTGCTGCGCTCAGCAACAAAGGAACCATTactggctccagctgctgctgccactgccatggcaacACTGTGCACGTAGCAGGGGCCTAAGCACTGGGGCTGCTGTGGACATGTTGGGCTGTGCACAGGCTAGGTAAAACGCTGCGCGAGGGACATTCTTCTGCACTGGGTAATGGGCTCCTTTTGAAAAGTGGCTTCTCCCTGGTGGCCGCAGGAGCCCAGCTGCATTGGGCCCACCAGCTCTGAGGCAGTGGCATACTCTGGGGCTCCAAACACACCCGGTGCTGCTGTCCATGCAAGGGTCTGTCCGCACCCCCCACCTGGGCTGTGCAGGAAGTGGGGCTGCGGGCAACATGTGGGAATAAATTTGTTACTGCCTTCCTcagcaagggctggagcaggcagaaggcaCGTGCCTACATTCATGCATGTgttaaccttttttttgtttttgcatttatgtcagtagtttaaaatggcTTTCACTATTACTAAAGATCGATTATTGGATCGGCATCAGCCGATACGGTTGGTTAAtcattggctatcagtatcagccaagaaaatctttatcagtgcatccctaaCCTTAATCCTAGGAGTGGGGGGACATGCCCAAGGAGAGGTTTTCCTCAAACAGCAGCAACTGGGGTATTGTTTGACCTCCTATTCTGGGGACTGTGTAACAAGTGGCCCATGCTTGGCCCACCCCCATGTGTGATCCCCCTAAGCAAGAAGCTTAGTACTCCACTGCTCCACAGAGACAAAGCCAGGACTTGACCTAACTCAAACACTTGCATAGGACAAGATTAACTCTGTAAATGTGTTCCAAAGTACCACTGAGACTAATGCAGAGTTTGGGGCCATTCATTCTCCATGCATGACTTATCCTCAGAACTGAATGGGCAAACCTACCTCTCCTTGGGGCTCATGTAATGGCATTGATGGCAGTTTTCCATTATGTGAAGTTTTGACTATGCAGCACTTCCCCTGAACGTGGCTGGAAAGTGGAACATAGAGGAGATTCTCATTGGGGAAGCTCACTTCTAGGCTGTAGTTTTACAGGATCAACATTGACGTCACGCCCCGGTGGAACATTGTTGTCTTCTTTATGCAGACACCAGACCAGTGTCTGCCCCACCCCAGTCATGCTGACCACTCGATAGCCATAGTTCTCCAGCTTGTCCAACACGATCCGGGGTGCATCATTTACATAatactcccagctgcagccaaacAAGAGGGAAAGAAACAAAGGTGAGGAAGGAAGAGGCACAACTTTGCTTGTCAGAGGGACCCTATAATTCTGGCAACACCTTCTAAACCCATGCAAGACCTTGGTGTCCCCACACTAACATAAAACCTAGCAAGTGTGTAATGTCTCATCATATTAGACAAGCTAATAACCACAAGTTCCAAACTGAGGAGAAAGTTTGCCAAGAACTAAAAGCTGCCTAAGATTTGGAGTGTGGTTCAAAGATTAATTGTCTAAAGCCATGGGTCACTAGCTTCATCAAATGGGCAGCTGAACTCCCCACTGTCTCCACTTTGGGCTTAATCAAAAAAAAATACCTCTGAATCTTCACCTTATTGGAAAGTACATGTGCATATATAATTATGAACAGAGCTGGGCAGTTTAGGCTACCTGTCATTTCCCATTACTAGACTTTATTTCCAGTTGCTAATAGCTGATTATTGAGGCCAGAGCTTTTTCATGCAGAGCATCTAGCTGGCTGGATTGCTTAGGAACATTTCAGCACAAATGATTCAGGCGTTTCCAAGGTGACGAGAGATATTTTTTGCTCACGTTAAACATTTTTACAGTTTATTTGAAACCCTGCTACCTGCCACCTCTCCCTACACCCATGCTCTGGAACAAGTGCTTGCCATTTATCAAGGATGAGCTTTTGCCGTCCTTGTGAAGAGGATCCCAAATTCAGGTGTTAAGCCTTTCAAAAATCAAGTTCACTTTTGCTCAATGCACACTTATTAGATAAATAAGCTGAGGGCTGAACAGGAGTTACCTTCATTTATATTCTCCAGGCTGCTGTGAGGTTGGTCAGAGGACCCAAGAGCCATGTGACAGTGTTCTCCATGCTGGCCCCCAGGCAGCACGGAGGTGGAAGTAGCCTGACTTGAATGCACACGGAGGACAAGAgacagactggtggggggaggaagagaagggagtAGCTACATGTGAAAACGGATAAAGAGACAGTCTACAGCTGGAAATAGAGATGGGGAGACTGAGATTAAACAAAGgcctgaaggaactggcactAACTAGCTGGTCCAAGCTGCACTGAATCACAGTCTTCTCACACACAAAGGGGCTAAATCATGGTTGTACATGGAAGCTTACCAACTTAGAACACACTTGACTTTGAAACCTTAAATATTTCTTTAATGTCATTTTTTGGGTATAATTTGTGCATTTTAATAAGCTTTCTAGCTTGGGTATGACTCATACCACCAGACAAGCTGATAATAACTTTGGATGTGGGAGCAGAGTTAAAACTGTACTGAGCCTTGGCCATACATTTTTTGACTTTCAGTTATTAACATAATGCATGTTATGGACTATAGTTGTGCCCAAAGAAATTTCCAGACAGAACTGTTATAGTTAAGGTAGCAGAGCATTACTagtggggtggttttttttaatatatgcaaTAATCCTGAGATGCAAAAGTCTGCTGAAGACATTTTTGTTTCTCAGACGCATTATACTTTGCTGTAATTACAGACGAGGTGCAAAGATAATGTGTATTATTATAGCTGGCTTTGAACTTAGTGCTTTTAAAGAGAGTTCCCATGTGCAATTTCAGCTCACTTGTTGAGGTAATTAAATATTATTCCCAATATGCAGAGGAGGTGACTGAGGCAGAGATGGCTTGTAACTTTCTGAAGCCTATGAAAATTGGTAGATTAGGTAGGATCAGGGCTTCCATTGATTCTTTATCACAAGACCACATACTATTTGTAGCAAATATTCAGCCAGCCTGTTTTGGTAACATTGGCTGTTTGGAGTTTATAAATTCTCTCTCCCAGCTAAAACCCAGCAGAGATAATAATTTTACCTGGCGTCTGTGAAACAAACTTCGATCTTGTAAATTAGCTATGTTAATTTACATTATCTACTCTGCCTTCCAAAAATCCCACCAAAAGGCATGCCTCAATTATACAATGAACCAGGGACTCAAACCTAAACAAGCCCAGGCTTGAGGGGAAGAAAGAATAAGAGCAGTACAGTCCCAAGATCTGCCCTTTGGGACACTAAAGTGAGACAACTCCCAGTGGTTTGTCTGTGCAGATGTTTAAAATATCACCGATGCTCTGTTGAGCTCCTCAGGCTTGCAGCTTGGTTATGCCCTAGGCCAAGGCTACATCAATGCACAGAGATGCATACAAAGGCAGAATATCTGCCTTCAGATAAAAAAAACTTGCTACTCCTTGCCGTTATAGGAAAGCCTAGCAGCATGACCACTTGTAACCAATGCTTGAAGGTGTTCTTTGCATGCAGCTGGAAAAGCAGCAGTCACAGAAGTGAGGGAGAAAGCTGTTTGTCCCCATACTCATCACCAAACACTAGGTTCGTGCATGTTGGGGATGATACTTAGATGTTCCCAGAGATATGCCTCTACAGGCCTGCTGTGAGTAGCAGTGATACTTCCCCACACACTGTCCATTTGagatccccccccccacaaacagtGTGCCATTCACAGCAGCATAATAGGACTGTTTATAAGAAAGGAGAGGAGCAATCAAATGGCTAATCTGAATGTTATGTTAGAGAATTGAGAGGTATCACCCCAATGAAGACAGCTCACACCCTCAGAACATTCATCTCAGGTCTTCTGCAAGCTCTGACAGACATCAAAAGGCAGCAACTGGA
This genomic window from Alligator mississippiensis isolate rAllMis1 chromosome 2, rAllMis1, whole genome shotgun sequence contains:
- the C2H15orf62 gene encoding uncharacterized protein C15orf62 homolog, mitochondrial; this encodes MDTWRRGSIKSSTFFKRFSLRRHKKLGNQVIILNQNSNTIDNDGQYHKRELRDLKDKSEYLSCQSEQNLAKAQAPPKPPRLYLDSSSCPNIIDHTDSPSKDVSFSSANHQYHKATQTQQAHIHKDQATDWGTAERGSQTGSPLYDPSDPFFSFKVDLGLSLLEDVLQTLRKQNPRDYTI
- the GCHFR gene encoding GTP cyclohydrolase 1 feedback regulatory protein; protein product: MPYVLISTQIRMEVGPTMVGDEHSDLALMNYLGATKRNMLGNHFWEYYVNDAPRIVLDKLENYGYRVVSMTGVGQTLVWCLHKEDNNVPPGRDVNVDPVKLQPRSELPQ